GTTTCGCGGGAGTAGCTCAGCTGGTAGAGCACTACCTTGCCAAGGTAGATGTCGCGAGTTCGAATCTCGTCTCCCGCTCCATATATGCCCCCTCCAATCGGAGGGGGCTTTTTGATTGCTCTGATGTAGGACTGGGTCCAGATGGAACGCGTGTTTGTCTTTGCCTGGACGTCAACAGCTAAGCCAGCAGGATGCAAACTCTTGGGCAGACTGATGCGCCACAATAGAGGGATGTTCGAGTTCGAAGTTCAGCACCAGGACGGACGCGCACGGGTGGGGCGTTTTACAACTCCACACGGTACCGTCACCACGCCAATGTTCATGCCGGTGGGCACCCAGGGTACGGTCAAAGGCATCAGCCCGCAGGAACTGCTGGAGATCGGATCTCAGATGATCCTTGGTAATACCTACCACCTGATGTTGCGCCCTGGCGAGGCACTCGTGGCGGCGCATGGCGGCTTGCCGGGCTTTACCGCCTATCCTGGCCCCTTCCTGACCGACTCAGGCGGCTTTCAGGTGATGAGTCTGGGACACCTTCGCAAGATCACTGAGGAAGGCGTGGTCTTCAAGAGCCATCTGGACGGCAGCATGGTAGAGCTGACCCCTGAACGCAGCATTGAGGTTCAGCAGGCCCTAGGCGCCGACGTGATAATGGCCTTCGATGAATGTCCGCCCTTTCCGGCGGAGCGCGAGTACATCACCCAGAGCCTGGAGCGAACCGTGCGCTGGCTGGAACGCTGCCTGACCTTCAAGTCACGGGAGGATCAGGCGCTCTTCGCCATCGTGCAGGGTGGCATCCATACGGACCTGCGCCAGCGGAGCCTGGACCTGACCCTGCCTTTCAACACCCTTGGCTTTGCAATTGGCGGGCTGGCCGTAGGGGAGAGCAAGGCTGAGATGTACCCAGCAGTGGACTTCACCACCGCCCGGTTACCCCTTGACAAGCCACGGTATCTGATGGGCGTCGGTCATCCGGAAGACCTGGTCGCAGGTATCGCCCTGGGGGTAGACATGTTCGACTGTGTGTATCCAACCCGCACCGGCCGCTTCGGCTACGCGCTGACCGACGATGGAAGGTTGAACCTGAATTCCAGTGCACCACGCCGTGACATGCGGCCCATAGACGAGGAGTGCGACTGCTACGCCTGCCGCCATTACACTCGCGCTTACCTAGCCCATCTGGTCCGAGCGGAGGAACTGCTGGCGCCGCGCATGCTCTCCCTCCACAACCTGCGCTATCTGCACCGTCTGGTCGAGCGGATCAGGATGGCTATTACTGAGGGAACCTTTGAGAGCTGGGCGAGGGCATGGGGACGGCGGTATTTCGGCGGAGAACTGCCCGAGTGGTTCGCGGCTAGCTTGGACGCTTCGAGATCTGAAACGGGCGCTATCCAGGTGGAAGTGCCCCTGACGCAGTGAAGCCAGATGAGCCACATGAGTTGTTCATCTCTTCACGACTTGATCAGAAACGGCGAGTGAGGGGCAAAATATCGAATTTATCGGGTTCTCAGGGTTGACCCTTCTATCTTCATGCTTGTATCATCCGTTCTGATCTGACGCCTACACACCCATCTCGGGGGAGGCACTCAGATTGCACCACACAGTTGCGTAGGCGGGAGAGAACGACGCGGTGAACTACTCCGGGAGAGGAAACTCGGTAACTCGCCCCATCGTCACCTTCAGAAGCCGTTTTTCGTTGCTTCCGACGCGCGACAACCTTTGGGGGTTCGTATGAAGAAAAGCCTGCTCGTTCTCACCGCCGCTCTGGCATTCGGCATGGCCGCTGCCCAGACGGAGGCACCCGCCAGCGCACCTCAGGTGCCTGCGCTGACCGACGTTCCGGCCGGTCACTGGGCCAAGGACGCCATTGACCGTCTGGTTGGTCAGGGCATCATCCTGGGTTACCCCGACGGCACCTACCGTGGCACGCAGAACCTGACGCGCTACGAGGCCGCCGTGATCATCGCGCGCCTGCTCGACCAGGTCCGCACCGGTGAAGTGCCCGCCAGCACCATCGACGCTGACACCCTGACTGCGCTGCAGAATGCGATTCAGGAACTGGCTGCCGACTTGGCTGCCCTGGGCGTGCGCGTCAGCGACCTGGAAGAAAACGCGGTCAGCCGCGACGACTTCACCCGTCTGGAGAGCCGCATCGAGGAACTGGCTGCTGCCGGGACCAATACCGCACCCGCCGGCGACGCCGAGGCGATTGCCAACATCCAGGCCCAGATCGATGACCTGACGGCCCGCGCCGACGACTACGACACCCTGCGTGCCGATGTCGACGACAACGCCAGCAGCATCGCCGCTCTGAACGACCTGACCGTGCTGCTGAACCAGGACATCCTGAACCTGCAGGACCGCACCAGCGCCATCGAAGCCGCCCAGGCCGATCTGGTGCAGAAGGCCGACTTCGACACCCTGTCGGGCCGTGTGGGCGCCGTCGAGGGCCGCGTCACCAAGGTGGAGACCTCGGTGGGCGACCTGGACAACCGTGTCAAGCAGCTCGAGAAGTACGCCTTCAACTTGCGCCCCAGCCTGAGCATCACCTACAACGTGGCCCGT
This sequence is a window from Deinococcus humi. Protein-coding genes within it:
- the tgt gene encoding tRNA guanosine(34) transglycosylase Tgt, with translation MFEFEVQHQDGRARVGRFTTPHGTVTTPMFMPVGTQGTVKGISPQELLEIGSQMILGNTYHLMLRPGEALVAAHGGLPGFTAYPGPFLTDSGGFQVMSLGHLRKITEEGVVFKSHLDGSMVELTPERSIEVQQALGADVIMAFDECPPFPAEREYITQSLERTVRWLERCLTFKSREDQALFAIVQGGIHTDLRQRSLDLTLPFNTLGFAIGGLAVGESKAEMYPAVDFTTARLPLDKPRYLMGVGHPEDLVAGIALGVDMFDCVYPTRTGRFGYALTDDGRLNLNSSAPRRDMRPIDEECDCYACRHYTRAYLAHLVRAEELLAPRMLSLHNLRYLHRLVERIRMAITEGTFESWARAWGRRYFGGELPEWFAASLDASRSETGAIQVEVPLTQ